The following proteins are encoded in a genomic region of Enterocloster clostridioformis:
- a CDS encoding GNAT family N-acetyltransferase codes for MSETAITIRMAEEADAEALLAIYAPYVEKTAITFEYKVPTVREFKNRIASTLKRYPYLAADRDGRILGYAYASEFKERAAYDWAVETSVYVSEDARRTGAGSILYEALENYLKRQNVINVNACIAYPNPGSIAFHEKHGYRIVGHFTKCGYKLGQWWDMVWMEKMLGPHPQQPEPFIPAGRL; via the coding sequence ATGTCAGAAACAGCCATCACAATCCGTATGGCGGAGGAAGCAGACGCCGAAGCCCTTCTGGCCATATACGCACCCTATGTGGAAAAAACAGCCATCACCTTTGAATATAAGGTGCCCACTGTCCGGGAATTTAAAAACCGCATCGCCTCCACCCTGAAACGGTACCCTTATCTGGCTGCCGACCGGGACGGACGCATCCTGGGATATGCCTATGCATCTGAATTTAAGGAACGGGCTGCCTATGACTGGGCTGTGGAGACCTCCGTCTATGTGTCCGAAGACGCGCGGCGCACCGGCGCGGGCTCCATTCTCTATGAGGCATTGGAAAACTATCTGAAACGGCAGAATGTTATCAACGTCAATGCCTGCATTGCCTACCCCAATCCGGGCAGCATTGCCTTCCACGAAAAACACGGCTACCGCATCGTGGGCCATTTCACCAAATGCGGCTATAAACTGGGCCAGTGGTGGGATATGGTGTGGATGGAAAAAATGCTGGGGCCTCACCCGCAACAGCCGGAACCTTTTATACCGGCAGGCAGACTCTAG